A stretch of DNA from Halioglobus japonicus:
CGGGGGGAGACCACACGCCAGCAGGTATTGAGCGCCCTGGGCCCACCCTCGCAAATTGTCGCCCTGGGAGACGAAACGGCACTGTACTACCTCTACGAACAGAGCAAGGGGCAGGGACTGGTGCTGGTGGTCTACAACCGTTTCAAGCTGGACACCCAATACGATCGCGCGGTGTTCTTTTTTGATAGCGACGATCGCCTGACCGACTACGCCACCCAACTGGCCACAGGGGACGAGCGTTGATAGCGCGCCTGACTGTCCTCGCGCTGGTCGTGCTGCTGGGCGGCTGCACACGCTGGACCTATGACCTGGGCGAGCCACTGGCGCAGACTGACGTTCCCGCGAAAGGCACCCCCCTGAGTGAGGTTATTGCCAGACTGGGCCCGCCGCTGCGATTGTCAGCGACACCTCAGGGC
This window harbors:
- the bamE gene encoding outer membrane protein assembly factor BamE domain-containing protein, whose product is MNKPTQIAIAALMLALLSGCAQYDNRRGVLDNWQAIESATFTRGETTRQQVLSALGPPSQIVALGDETALYYLYEQSKGQGLVLVVYNRFKLDTQYDRAVFFFDSDDRLTDYATQLATGDER